From a region of the Zingiber officinale cultivar Zhangliang chromosome 10B, Zo_v1.1, whole genome shotgun sequence genome:
- the LOC122029153 gene encoding uncharacterized protein LOC122029153, with amino-acid sequence MTIKAQSLADFVTEVHNLEPEAIWKIYVDGSSTRQGSGVDNRRLFVGQRLREWCGGYGIQQAFTSVAYHQSNGQAEVANHEISKILRARLDHMGGRWVDELPIVLWVLRTTPKEGIGATTFHLVYDGEAVIPVEVDVESNRIQHYSKDNTEWRLLELDLVDEVRAKATVRLMAYRQRMRQSYNRRVIPRSFQVGD; translated from the exons ATGACcatcaaggcgcagtccttggcggatttcgtcacTGAGGTACACAATCTTGAGCCTGAAGCCatttggaaaatatatgtggatggttcgTCTACTCGGCAAGGGAGTGGTGTCG ATAACAGAAGGTTGTTTGTCGGCCAGAGACTCCGAGAATGGTGCGGAGGATATGGcattcagcaagccttcacctcgGTAGCCTACCATCAAAGCAATGGGCAAGCGGAGGTTGCCAACCATGAAATTTCCAAAATCCTCCGCGCTCGGCTTGACCATATGGGAGGTAGGTGGGTCGATGAGCTCCCCATCGTACTATGGGTGCTTCgtacgactcctaaggaagggaTCGGGGCAACAactttccacctggtgtacgaCGGTGAAGCGGTCATCCCCGTCGAGGTCGACGTTGAATCCAATCGGATACAACACTACAGCAAGGACAACACCGAGTGGAGGCTCTTGGAGCTAGACTTGGTGGACGAGGTGCGCGCTAAAGCGACAGTACGACTGATGGCCTACCGGCAAAGGATGAGGCAGAGCTACAACCGAAGGGTGATCCCAAGATCATTTCAGGTCGGCGACtag